One genomic region from Solwaraspora sp. WMMD792 encodes:
- a CDS encoding acyl-CoA dehydrogenase family protein, whose amino-acid sequence MTSGPAFDVYQLPEEHTAIREAVREVCDAKVAPNAAEADETAQFPTASYDALRAADFHAPHVPEQYGGAGADALATAIVIEEVARACASSSLIPAVNKLGTMPLLLAGSEQLKERYLRPVASGAAMFSYCLSEPEAGSDAASMTTRAVRDGDHWVLNGVKRWITNAGVSEYYTVFAVTEPGARSRGISAFVVEKSDPGVSFGAPEKKLGIKGSPTCEVYLDNVRIPADRMIGEPGTGFATAMRTLDHTRVTIAAQAVGIAQGALDFARGYVRERQQFGKPIADFQGVQFMIAEMGMKLEAARQITYAAAARSERADADLTFFGAAAKCFASDAAMEITTDAVQLLGGYGYTRDYPVERMMRDAKITQIYEGTNQVQRIVMARQLLTP is encoded by the coding sequence ATGACGTCCGGGCCGGCGTTCGATGTCTATCAGTTACCAGAGGAGCACACGGCGATCCGGGAAGCGGTTCGGGAGGTGTGCGACGCGAAGGTCGCCCCCAACGCCGCCGAGGCCGACGAGACCGCACAGTTTCCCACCGCGTCCTACGACGCGTTGCGGGCGGCGGACTTCCACGCCCCGCACGTCCCGGAGCAGTACGGCGGGGCGGGTGCCGACGCCCTCGCCACCGCGATCGTCATCGAGGAGGTCGCGCGGGCCTGCGCATCCTCATCGTTGATCCCGGCGGTCAACAAGCTCGGCACGATGCCGCTGCTGCTGGCCGGCTCGGAGCAGTTGAAGGAGCGCTATCTGCGGCCGGTGGCGTCCGGGGCGGCGATGTTCTCGTACTGCCTGTCCGAGCCGGAGGCGGGCAGCGACGCGGCGTCGATGACCACCCGCGCGGTCCGCGACGGCGACCACTGGGTGCTCAACGGCGTGAAGCGGTGGATCACCAACGCCGGTGTCTCGGAGTACTACACAGTCTTCGCGGTCACCGAGCCGGGTGCCCGGTCGCGGGGGATCTCCGCGTTCGTCGTGGAGAAGTCCGACCCCGGGGTGAGCTTCGGCGCACCGGAGAAGAAACTCGGCATCAAGGGGTCACCGACCTGCGAGGTCTACCTGGACAACGTCCGGATTCCGGCGGACCGGATGATCGGCGAGCCGGGCACCGGGTTCGCCACCGCGATGCGCACCCTGGACCACACCCGGGTGACGATCGCCGCCCAGGCCGTCGGCATCGCGCAGGGCGCGCTCGACTTCGCCCGCGGGTACGTGCGGGAGCGCCAGCAGTTCGGCAAGCCGATCGCCGACTTCCAGGGCGTCCAGTTCATGATCGCGGAGATGGGCATGAAGCTGGAGGCGGCCCGGCAGATTACCTATGCCGCCGCCGCCCGGTCGGAGCGCGCCGACGCCGACCTGACCTTCTTCGGGGCGGCGGCGAAGTGTTTCGCCTCCGACGCGGCCATGGAGATCACCACCGACGCGGTGCAACTGCTCGGCGGGTACGGCTACACCCGGGACTACCCGGTCGAGCGGATGATGCGGGACGCCAAGATCACTCAGATCTACGAGGGCACGAACCAGGTGCAGCGGATCGTGATGGCGCGTCAGCTGCTGACACCCTGA
- a CDS encoding acetoacetate--CoA ligase, whose amino-acid sequence MSEVLWRPPADVRQRTRIGGYLAWLERTRGLRFADYRQLWQWSVDDLAGFWGSIWDYFEVVGQQPAEQVLADRRMPGARWFPGARLNYAEHVLRAPGLAEDAPVVIAHSQTRAPVTRTVGQLRDEVRRVRAGLRRLGVGPGDRVVAYAPNIPETYVLMLATASLGGIFSSCAPEFGTRSVTDRWQQIEPTVLVAVDGYRYGDKAVDRRAEMAAIADALPSARHRVLIPYLSAESSDAPSWATSTWEALAAPTDEPLAFDAVPFDQPLYVLYSSGTTGLPKPIVHRHGGILLEHLKMLALHHDLGPGDRFFWFTTTGWMMWNYLASGPAVGAAIVLFDGNPAVSAAPGGPASPDLGTLWRLAAETGATYFGTSAPFLLACRKEGLVPRQIADLSRLRGVGSTGAPLPAEGFTWVYRSVGENLQLTSLSGGTDVCTGFVGGVPLLPVRAGEIACRCLGARVEARAADGRTVVGELGELVITEPMPSMPVGFWNDPDGSRYRQAYFDRYPGVWCHGDWITVAEDGSCAITGRSDATLNRGGVRLGTAEFYSVVEALPEVADSLVIHLEDPQGGAGELLLFVALRAGVGLDDALRTRIVRELRSALSPRHVPDGIHQVAAVPRTLSGKKLEVPVKKILTGVPAGQAAAAGALTDPAALAPFIRFAQDREASVG is encoded by the coding sequence GTGAGCGAGGTGCTGTGGCGCCCACCGGCGGACGTGCGGCAGCGGACCCGGATCGGCGGATACCTGGCGTGGCTGGAGCGCACCCGGGGGCTGCGGTTCGCCGACTACCGGCAGCTGTGGCAGTGGTCGGTCGACGACCTGGCCGGGTTCTGGGGGTCGATCTGGGACTACTTCGAGGTGGTCGGCCAGCAGCCGGCGGAGCAGGTGCTCGCCGACCGGCGGATGCCCGGCGCGCGGTGGTTCCCCGGTGCCCGGCTCAACTACGCCGAGCACGTTTTGCGCGCCCCCGGGCTGGCCGAGGACGCCCCGGTGGTGATCGCGCACAGCCAGACCCGAGCGCCGGTCACCCGCACCGTCGGGCAACTGCGCGACGAGGTCCGCCGGGTGCGGGCCGGGCTGCGCCGGCTCGGGGTGGGGCCGGGCGACCGGGTCGTGGCGTATGCGCCGAACATCCCCGAGACGTACGTGCTGATGCTGGCCACCGCCAGCCTGGGCGGGATCTTCTCGTCCTGCGCGCCGGAGTTCGGCACCCGCAGCGTCACCGACCGCTGGCAGCAGATCGAGCCGACGGTGCTGGTCGCGGTCGACGGCTACCGGTACGGCGACAAGGCGGTCGACCGCCGGGCCGAGATGGCGGCGATCGCGGACGCGTTACCGTCGGCGCGGCACCGGGTGCTGATCCCGTACCTGTCGGCTGAGTCGTCGGACGCCCCGTCGTGGGCCACCTCGACCTGGGAGGCGCTCGCCGCGCCGACCGACGAGCCGTTGGCGTTCGACGCGGTGCCGTTCGACCAGCCGCTGTACGTGCTCTACTCGTCGGGCACCACCGGGCTGCCCAAGCCGATCGTGCACCGGCACGGCGGCATCCTGCTGGAGCATCTGAAGATGCTGGCGTTGCATCACGATCTGGGGCCGGGGGACCGGTTCTTCTGGTTCACCACCACCGGCTGGATGATGTGGAACTATCTCGCCTCCGGGCCGGCGGTGGGTGCGGCGATCGTGCTGTTCGACGGCAACCCGGCGGTGAGTGCGGCCCCGGGCGGCCCGGCCAGCCCGGACCTGGGCACCCTGTGGCGACTGGCCGCCGAGACCGGCGCCACCTACTTCGGCACCTCGGCGCCGTTCCTGCTGGCCTGCCGTAAGGAGGGGCTGGTGCCCCGCCAGATCGCCGACCTGTCCCGGCTGCGCGGGGTCGGCTCGACCGGTGCGCCGCTGCCGGCCGAGGGTTTCACCTGGGTGTACCGGTCGGTCGGCGAGAACCTGCAGCTGACGTCCCTGTCCGGCGGCACCGACGTGTGCACCGGGTTCGTGGGTGGCGTACCACTGTTGCCGGTGCGGGCCGGGGAGATCGCCTGCCGGTGTCTGGGCGCGCGGGTCGAAGCCCGGGCCGCCGACGGTCGGACGGTGGTCGGTGAGCTGGGCGAGCTGGTGATCACCGAGCCGATGCCGAGCATGCCGGTCGGGTTCTGGAACGACCCGGACGGCAGCCGTTACCGGCAGGCCTACTTCGACCGGTACCCGGGGGTCTGGTGCCACGGTGACTGGATCACCGTCGCCGAGGACGGGAGCTGCGCGATCACCGGCCGTTCGGACGCCACCCTGAACCGGGGCGGGGTGCGGTTGGGCACCGCCGAGTTCTACTCGGTGGTGGAGGCGTTGCCGGAGGTCGCCGACTCGCTGGTGATCCACCTGGAGGATCCGCAGGGCGGGGCGGGGGAGCTGCTGCTGTTCGTGGCGTTGCGGGCCGGGGTCGGGCTGGACGACGCGCTGCGTACCCGGATCGTGCGTGAGCTGCGCTCGGCGCTGTCACCGCGGCACGTGCCGGACGGGATCCACCAGGTCGCGGCCGTGCCCCGGACGCTGTCCGGCAAGAAGCTGGAGGTGCCGGTGAAGAAGATCCTCACCGGCGTGCCGGCCGGGCAGGCGGCGGCGGCCGGGGCGTTGACCGATCCGGCGGCGTTGGCGCCGTTCATCCGGTTCGCCCAGGACCGGGAAGCGTCGGTGGGTTGA
- a CDS encoding TIGR03089 family protein — protein sequence MTNNLAGLLAVAVAADPTRPLLTWYDDATGDRTELSGATLANWVAKTANLVVDGAGVAAGDHADVVLPAHWQTAGVLLGCWSAALVVRTAPAAGPGAPAAEVLFASPPAVPEVDRRPAGERYLLSLAPMAAPARELPPGWTDYITEVRGHGDHFTPYPAVDRQDAELAGRARRRGAELGIGAGARVLVDCDRYPDPTDWLLAPLAAEATMVLCRNLDRQRLDGRVDSEKVDLVLA from the coding sequence ATGACCAACAACCTGGCCGGGCTGCTCGCGGTCGCCGTCGCGGCGGACCCGACGCGGCCCCTGCTCACCTGGTACGACGACGCGACCGGCGACCGGACCGAGCTGTCCGGTGCGACGCTGGCCAACTGGGTGGCCAAGACCGCCAACCTGGTGGTGGACGGGGCCGGCGTCGCCGCCGGTGACCACGCCGACGTCGTGTTGCCGGCCCACTGGCAGACCGCCGGCGTCCTGCTCGGTTGCTGGTCGGCCGCGCTGGTGGTGCGGACCGCTCCGGCCGCCGGGCCCGGTGCCCCGGCTGCGGAAGTGCTCTTCGCCAGCCCACCGGCGGTGCCCGAGGTCGATCGGCGGCCCGCCGGCGAGCGCTACCTGCTCAGCCTCGCCCCGATGGCGGCACCCGCCCGGGAACTGCCGCCCGGCTGGACCGACTACATCACCGAGGTACGCGGCCACGGCGACCATTTCACCCCGTACCCGGCGGTCGACCGACAGGACGCGGAGCTGGCCGGCCGGGCCCGCCGGCGCGGCGCGGAGCTGGGCATCGGGGCCGGGGCCCGGGTCCTGGTCGACTGCGACCGGTACCCGGACCCGACCGACTGGCTGCTGGCGCCGCTGGCCGCCGAGGCGACCATGGTGCTCTGCCGCAACCTCGACCGGCAGCGGCTCGACGGGCGGGTGGACAGCGAGAAGGTCGATCTGGTCCTGGCCTGA
- a CDS encoding glycosyltransferase family 1 protein: MTAGRPPRVLIDATSVPTDRGGVGRYVDGLLGALGALIGSGVELSVVALRTDVERYTRMLPAADVIAAPAAVAHRPARLAWEQTGLPLLAQQAGADVLHSPYYTCPMRAGCPVTVTVHDATFFTEPEHYDKSRRTFFRSAIKTSLRRASRVIVPSKASRDELIRLLNADQARIDVAYHGVDCGAFHVPSDEEKARVRARLGLTGTDYIAFLGAKEPRKNVPNLIRGWVRAVQDRPEPPALVVAGGQGHDDDIDRAVSDVPAHLRLLRPGYLRYADLPGFLGGALVAAYPSYGEGFGLPILEAMACGTPVLTTPRLSLPEVGGDAVAYTSEDPDRIAADLVALLDDESRRHALAKAGVDRAKEFTWASSAEVHVASWSRAASMNRVAW; this comes from the coding sequence GTGACCGCCGGTCGACCGCCCCGCGTACTCATCGACGCCACGAGCGTGCCCACCGACCGCGGTGGCGTCGGTCGATACGTTGACGGCCTGCTGGGGGCCCTCGGCGCGCTCATCGGCAGCGGCGTCGAGCTCTCCGTCGTAGCGCTGCGTACAGATGTCGAGCGGTACACCCGAATGTTGCCGGCCGCCGACGTGATCGCCGCGCCGGCCGCCGTAGCGCATCGCCCGGCCCGGCTGGCCTGGGAGCAGACCGGGTTGCCGCTGCTCGCCCAGCAGGCCGGTGCTGACGTGCTGCACTCGCCGTACTACACCTGTCCGATGCGGGCAGGATGTCCGGTAACGGTAACTGTGCACGATGCGACGTTCTTCACCGAACCGGAGCACTACGACAAGTCGCGGCGAACCTTCTTCCGTAGCGCGATCAAGACCTCGCTGCGCCGGGCCAGCCGGGTGATCGTGCCCAGCAAGGCCAGCCGCGACGAGCTGATCCGGCTGCTCAACGCCGACCAGGCCCGGATCGACGTGGCGTACCACGGCGTCGACTGCGGCGCCTTCCACGTGCCCAGCGACGAAGAGAAGGCCCGGGTACGGGCCCGGCTCGGGCTGACCGGCACCGACTACATCGCGTTCCTCGGTGCCAAGGAGCCGCGTAAGAACGTGCCCAACCTGATCCGGGGCTGGGTGCGCGCGGTGCAGGACCGGCCCGAGCCGCCCGCGCTCGTGGTCGCCGGCGGGCAGGGCCACGACGACGACATCGACCGTGCGGTCTCCGACGTCCCGGCCCACCTGCGGCTACTGCGTCCCGGCTACCTGCGCTACGCCGACCTGCCCGGCTTCCTCGGCGGTGCCCTCGTCGCCGCCTACCCGTCCTACGGGGAGGGCTTCGGCCTGCCGATCCTGGAGGCGATGGCCTGCGGTACCCCGGTGCTGACCACGCCCCGGCTGTCGCTGCCCGAGGTCGGCGGTGACGCGGTCGCCTACACCAGCGAGGACCCGGACCGGATCGCCGCCGACCTGGTGGCGTTGCTCGACGACGAGTCCCGCCGGCACGCGTTGGCCAAGGCCGGGGTGGACCGGGCCAAGGAGTTCACCTGGGCATCCAGCGCCGAGGTGCACGTGGCGTCGTGGAGCCGGGCCGCCAGCATGAACCGGGTCGCCTGGTGA
- a CDS encoding sugar phosphate nucleotidyltransferase, which yields MLFAVIPAGGSGTRLWPLSRAGNPKFLHPLTGTTASLLQATVARLAPLTDPERILVVTGAAHAAAVARQLATVPEENVLVEPSPRDSCAAIALAAAVVARREPQAVMGSFAADHLIGDTDRYVETIRQAVDGARTGLLMTVGITPTRPETGYGYLACGDTIGSGPVRRVEQFTEKPGLAVAEKYLRSGRHLWNASMFVWRVDVFLTELARQQPELHSGLSRIAARWDSPDRDEVLGEVWPTLPRISVDYAVMEGAAAAGRVGTVPGDFGWNDVGDFHTLGDVLPADPDGNVVLGAPAAEEKPGVLLRDSSGLVVVPHSGRLVAALGVRDLIVVDTPDAVMVCPRDRAQEVKRLVDALKERGEDGYV from the coding sequence ATGCTCTTCGCCGTTATTCCGGCGGGTGGCAGCGGCACCCGACTGTGGCCGCTGTCCCGCGCCGGTAACCCTAAATTCCTGCACCCCCTCACCGGCACCACCGCCTCACTGCTGCAGGCGACCGTCGCACGGCTGGCGCCGCTGACCGATCCGGAACGGATTCTGGTGGTGACCGGTGCGGCGCACGCCGCGGCGGTCGCCCGGCAGTTGGCGACGGTGCCGGAGGAGAACGTGCTCGTCGAGCCGTCGCCCCGGGACTCCTGCGCGGCGATCGCCCTCGCCGCCGCTGTCGTCGCCCGGCGTGAACCGCAGGCCGTGATGGGTTCGTTCGCGGCCGACCATTTGATCGGCGACACCGACCGGTACGTGGAGACGATCCGTCAGGCGGTGGACGGAGCCCGCACCGGCCTGCTGATGACCGTAGGTATCACCCCCACCCGGCCGGAGACCGGCTACGGCTACCTGGCCTGTGGCGACACCATCGGTTCCGGGCCGGTCCGCCGGGTCGAGCAGTTCACCGAGAAGCCAGGGCTGGCGGTTGCCGAGAAATACCTGCGCTCCGGCCGGCACCTCTGGAACGCCAGCATGTTCGTCTGGCGGGTCGACGTGTTCCTCACCGAGCTGGCCCGCCAACAGCCCGAGCTGCACTCCGGCCTGAGCCGGATCGCGGCCAGGTGGGACAGCCCCGACCGGGACGAGGTGCTCGGCGAGGTCTGGCCGACACTGCCCCGCATCTCCGTCGACTACGCGGTGATGGAGGGCGCGGCCGCCGCCGGGCGGGTCGGCACCGTCCCCGGCGACTTCGGCTGGAACGACGTCGGGGACTTCCACACCCTCGGCGACGTGCTGCCCGCCGATCCGGACGGCAACGTCGTCCTCGGTGCCCCGGCGGCCGAGGAGAAGCCGGGGGTGCTGCTGCGGGACAGCAGCGGCCTGGTGGTGGTGCCGCACTCCGGCCGGCTGGTCGCGGCGCTCGGCGTACGGGACCTGATCGTGGTGGACACCCCGGACGCGGTGATGGTCTGCCCGCGCGATCGGGCGCAGGAGGTCAAGCGGCTGGTGGACGCACTCAAGGAACGCGGCGAGGACGGCTACGTCTGA